The Streptomyces sp. M92 nucleotide sequence GCCGCCTGCGCGAGCCGCAGCGCCTGCACGAAGTAGCGCTGGGCGAGGCCGTGCGCGGCGATGTCGTACGACGTCCAGCCCGCGAGCCGGGTGAGGTCGGCGGCGGCGGCGAACAGCCGGCGGCCGGTCTGCTCGCCGTAGGTGCCGCGCAGCATCGGCTCCAGCTCGTGCTCCAGGTAGCGCACGAGGGCCTGGCGGGCGTGCCCGCCGCCGTACCGGTCGTCCAGGCTGCGGAACAGCTCGCCGACCGAGCGCAGCGCGGCGAGGTCGCCGCCGGTGACCTTCTGGCCGGGGCCGCGGTCGGCGGACGGCGCGCGCCGGCGGGCCGGGTCGACCGGCACGGGCCCCCTGGGCATCGCGGGGCGGCCCTGCGCGGGGATGCGGACGGGCACCTCGGCGCGGGCCACCTTCTCGTCGGCCCGCCCGATCAGCCAGTCCCGGCTGGGCACGACCAGTCCGGCCGGCGTGAAGGCGATCTTGCGCAGCTCGGCCTGGCTGCCGGAGTCCTTGCGCCACAGCCCGCCGACGATGTCGACGGCCTCCTCCGGGGTGGCGGCGAACTCCAGGCCCGCGTAGACGGGCGCGCAGGCGTCGAGGCCGAGGTCCTGCGCGCTGAGGCGGCGGCCGAGGCGCCGGGTGAAGACCTCGGCGATCAGCGCCGGGGTGGTGCCGCGGGGCTGCTGGCCGCGCAGCCACCGGGTGACGGACGTCTTGTCGTATCTCAGGTCCAGACCGTGTTCGAGTCCGAGCTGGTCGACGCGACGCGCGAGACCCGCGTTCGAGAACCCCGCTTCGGCGATGAGCGCGGCGAGCTGGCGGTTGGGGGTGCGCTGCGCGGGTCGTTCCGTCATGGTGCGGTGCGGTCTCCTGCCTTCCGGGCGTTCGATGTGCCCGGAGCGCCTGTGAGCAGCCCTTATGGCCTCGTGAACGGCGCGAATGTAGCGGAGAGTAAGCGCCCGATCGCACACTTTCACCGGCATTCATCCGATCGTGTGAGGATTGCCCGCCCGGCTGACGACGCGTGGGCGGTCGTACAGTGGCGTGGGCACGCTTCGTGCCTTACGACCTTCCGGGGAGGCATTGCCGTGAGTGAGCTGCGGTTCGTCCGAATGGGGTTCGGTGCCGATCGCGTCGAGTACCAGGAGGCGTGGGACGAGCAGCGCCGGGTGCACGCCGCGCGATTCGCCGACGAGGTCCCCGACACCGTGCTGCTCCTCGAACACCCGCCGGTCTACACCGCCGGCCGGCGCACCGAGGACAGCGAGCGTCCGCTGGACGGCACGCCGGTGATCGACGTGGACCGCGGCGGCAAGATCACCTGGCACGGGCCGGGCCAGCTGGTGGGCTACCCGATCCAGAAGCTCCCGCGCCCGGTGGACGTGGTGGCGCACGTGCGGCGGCTGGAGGATGCCCTGATCCGCACCTGCGCGGAGTTCGGCGTGGAGACCAGCCGAGTGGAGGGCCGCAGCGGGGTGTGGGTCCTCGGCGACCCGGTCGAGCGGCGCCCCGCGCGATCTGGAGGGGCAGCGCGCAGCGCTTCGGCCGAGGGTGATGGCGGGCGACGGGCGGGACTCTCCCTGGACTTCGACCCGCGCCTGACGGACGAGGAGTTCGACCCCCGTCTGAACGGCCCCGACTACGCCCCCTCCAACGCCGGCCAGCGGCGCGAGGACCGCAAGATCGCCGCGATCGGCATCCGGGTGGCGAAGGGCGTCACCATGCACGGCTTCGCCCTGAACGTGAACCCGGACAACAAGTGGTTCGACAAGATCATCCCGTGCGGCATCCGCGACGCGGGCGTCGCCTCGCTGGCGAACGAGCTGGGCCGGGACGTGACCATCGAGGAGGTCCTGCCGGTCGCGGAGCGCCACCTGCGGGACGTACTGGAGAACGCGGATCTGAAGCCGAGGGTGATCGAGAAGGCCCCTGCAGCCTGACCTCAGGGCATAGAACAAGCCCGTCCGGCGTTTGAGGACGAGGCCGTCCAGGCCGGAAGCGGGGGCCTGGGGGCGGCAGCCCCCAGCAGGGCCAGCACCAACGCCGACCAACAAATCAACGGGCGTACCCTGGGGCACGCCGAAGAATCAATCGCTAGGGAGCCGGTCGTGTCCGCAGTCGCACCCGACGGACGCAAGATGCTGCGCCTGGAGGTCCGCAACAGCCAGACCCCCATCGAGCGCAAGCCCGAGTGGATCAAGACCCGGGCGAAAATGGGCCCCGAGTACACCAAGATGCAGAACCTCGTGAAGAGCGAGGGCCTGCACACGGTCTGCCAGGAAGCGGGCTGTCCCAACATCTACGAGTGCTGGGAGGACCGCGAGGCGACCTTCCTCATCGGCGGCGACCAGTGCACCCGGCGCTGTGACTTCTGCCAGATCGACACCGGCAAGCCCGAGGCGCTCGACCGCGACGAGCCCCGCCGCGTCGGCGAGTCCGTGGTCACCATGGACCTGAACTACGCCACCATCACCGGCGTCGCCCGCGACGACCTCCCGGACGGCGGCGCCTGGCTGTACGCGGAGACGGTGCGCCAGATCCACCAGCAGACGGCGGACCGCGAGGCCGGCCGGACCAAGGTGGAGCTGCTCGCCCCCGACTTCAACGCGGTGCCGGAGCTGCTGCGGGAGGTCTTCGACTCCCGCCCCGAGGTCTTCGCGCACAACGTCGAGACGGTCCCGCGCATCTTCAAGCGCATCCGCCCCGGCTTCCGCTACGAGCGCTCACTGAAGGTCATCACGGACGCCCGCGACTACGGCCTGGTCACCAAGTCCAACCTGATCCTCGGCATGGGCGAGACCCGCGAGGAGATCAGCGAGGCGCTGAAGGAACTGCACGAGGCCGGCTGCGAGCTGATCACCATCACGCAGTACCTGCGCCCGTCGGTGCGCCACCACCCCGTGGAGCGCTGGGTCAAGCCGCAGGAGTTCGTGGAGCTGAAGGAGGAGGCCGAGCAGATCGGCTTCTCCGGCGTGATGTCGGGCCCGCTGGTGCGGTCCTCGTACCGCGCCGGGCGGCTCTACCAGATGGCCATGGAGCAGCGCCGGACCGCCGCTGTCTGATCCGCCCGCCGGACCACCGTCCGGCGACCGTGTGAATTCACGCACAAGCTGCTACCGGCCAGTAATGGCCGATACTCCGCGGCCCCGACCGTCCTCGCAGATGAGGGCACCGGTCGGGGCCGCGGCGTCGTCGAGACTCCCGGCGTCGCGGCTTCATGTCCGTTTGACCGGCGGGTCACGCCCTGGTAACACCAATCAGTGACCCTGGCATCACGCCACGTACACCCGTCTCCGTACCCGGAGCCGTACCGAGGGGGGACCTCCACGATGCAGGCCGCGCCCGTTCGCGCCACCGTCGTCCGCGCCACCGCCATCCCGTCGTTCACCACCGCCCTGCGGGCCGTCGAGTCGCTGTTGATGAGCGGCGGTCAGCGCACCGCCCGGCGCAACGCGTGGACCTCCGTGCTGGAGGACCGCCGCCGCGCCAAGGACCGGATCGAGACGGAGCGCGTGCTGCGGCAGTCCGTCGCCGGCCGCCCCTGATCACGGCCCCGGCCGTCCCGCCTCCCCGCACGCCGGGCACTGCCGTCGTCGGCGCTCGGCGGGGCACGTAGACTTCGTGCCATGGCGAGGAAGGAACCTGCAGCGGACGCTGCGAACCCCGGGCGACTGAAGCAGATCGCTCTGACCTACAAGATGACCCGCAAGGCCGACAAGAAGATCGGTCTTGTACTCGCGGGTGTCGGCATCGTCGTCTTCGGTGTCCTCCTCGCGATCGGTTTCCTGGTCGGTCACCCCATCTATCTCGGCATCCTGGGCGTGCTGCTCGCCTTCCTCGCGACGGCGATCGTCTTCGGGCGCCGGGCCGAGCGGGCGGCCTTCGGCCAGATGGAGGGCCAGCCCGGCGCGGCCGCGGCCGTACTGGACAACGTCGGCCGGGGCTGGACGACGACGCCCGCGGTGGCGATGAACCGCAACCAGGACGTGGTGCACCGCGCGGTCGGCAAGGCCGGCATCGTGCTGGTCGCGGAGGGCAACCCGAACCGGGTGAAGTCCCTGCTCGCCGCCGAGAAGAAGAAGATGAACCGCATCGTCTCCGACGTGCCCGTGCACGACCTGATCGTGGGCACCGGCGAGGGCCAGGTCGAGCTGAAGAAGCTGCGCACCACCATGCTCAAGCTCCCCCGCGTGCTGTCCGGCCCGCAGGTCACGGTGACCAACGACCGGCTGCGCGCCCTGGGCGACCTCATGAGCAACATGCCGCTCCCCAAGGGCCCGATGCCGAAGGGCATGCGCATGCCCAAGGGCGGCAACCCCAGACAGCGCTGACCTCGCACCCACGGCAACGCGCCGGTACGGCGATGGGGGCACCCGGACTGGATCCGGGTGCCCCCATCGCCGTACCGGCGTCGTCGTGCCTCAGACTCGTACTTCCACGGTGCGCGCCACCCGGTCGTGCAGACCGCGGCCGTCGCGGTCCCAGATCAGGGCCGGAACGGCGACGCACAGCAGGACCGAGCGCAGCAGGGCGCGCAGCGGGCTCGGGCGGCCCGTGCTCAGCTCGACCACGCGCAGGCCGAACAGGCGCTTGCCCGGGGTGAAGCCGATCGTGCCGACGGTCAGCACGCTCAGCACGAAGAAGATCAGCAGGGCCCAGTTGCTGGTCGCCTGGCCGTAGCCGTCCGTGATCAGGCCGTATGCGATCAGGAGGCACAGGGCCCAGTCGACGGCCAGGGCGCCGATCCGCCGACCGGGGCGGGCGATCGAGCCCGGCCCCTCCTCGGGCAGACCGAGCTGTTCGCCCCGGTACCCGAGGTCCGCGCCGGACTCCTCGATGGCGGCACGCGGCCCGGAAAGCCACGATCCGATTGCTTGCCTGTTGTCCACCCGTCCACGGTACTGCGCCCCTGGACGCCCTACGGACGGAGGGTGCGCGAAGGGCGCCCGGGAGGGGCGCGGGCGGGGTGTGACGGGCCCGCGTGAGGCCTACGCTGGAACGGAGCCGGTTAACTTCTGCGAAACAAATGGGTCACGCCCGAGAAATCACCCGTCCCTAGGGTCGAGGAAGCGTGTGCCACCCGCACTGGCCGCACGAACGATCTACCACCCCGGCGGGACGGTCGGGAGTAGGAGGAGCTGGATGTTCCAGAACGCCGACGACGCCAAGAAGTACATCGCGGACGAGGACGTCAAGTTCGTCGACGTCCGGTTCTGCGACCTGCCGGGCGTCATGCAGCACTTCACGTTGCCCGCCGCGGCGTTCGACCCCGACGACGAGCAGGCCTTCGACGGCTCCTCGATCCGCGGCTTCCAGGCCATCCACGAGTCGGACATGTCCCTGCGCCCCGACCTGTCGACCGCGCGCATCGACCCGTTCCGCCGGGACAAGACCCTCAACATCAACTTCTTCATCCACGACCCGATCACGGGCGAGCAGTACTCCCGCGACCCGCGGAACGTGGCGAAGAAGGCCGAGGCCTACCTCGCCTCCACCGGCATCGCCGACACGGCGTTCTTCGGCCCGGAGGCGGAGTTCTACGTCTTCGACTCCGTCCGCTTCTCCACCAGCGCGAACGAGTCCTTCTACCACATCGACTCCGAGGCCGGCGCCTGGAACACCGGTGCGCTGGAGGACAACCGCGGCTACAAGGTCCGCTACAAGGGCGGCTACTTCCCGGTCCCGCCGGTCGACCACTTCGCCGACCTGCGTGCCGAGATCTCCCTGGAGCTGGAGCGGTCCGGCCTGCAGGTCGAGCGCCAGCACCACGAGGTGGGCACCGCCGGCCAGGCCGAGATCAACTACAAGTTCAACACGCTGCTCGCCGCGGCCGACGACCTCCAGCTCTTCAAGTACATCGTGAAGAACGTGGCCTGGAAGAACGGCAAGACCGCGACCTTCATGCCGAAGCCGATCTTCGGCGACAACGGCTCGGGCATGCACGTCCACCAGTCGCTGTGGTCGAACGGCGAGCCGCTCTTCTACGACGAGCAGGGCTACGCCGGCCTGTCCGACACCGCGCGCTACTACATCGGCGGCATCCTCAAGCACGCCCCGTCGCTGCTGGCCTTCACCAACCCGACGGTGAACTCCTACCACCGCCTGGTCCCGGGCTTCGAGGCGCCGATCAACCTGGTGTACTCGCAGCGCAACCGTTCCGCCGCGATGCGCATCCCGATCACGGGGTCGAACCCGAAGGCCAAGCGAGTCGAGTTCCGCGCGCCGGACGCCTCCGGCAACCCGTACCTGGCCTTCTCGGCCCTGCTCCTGGCGGGCCTGGACGGCATCAAGAACAAGATCGAGCCGGCCGAGCCGATCGACAAGGACCTCTACGAGCTCGCTCCCGAGGAGCACGCGGGCGTGGCCCAGGTCCCGACCTCCCTCGGCGCCGTCCTCGACCGCCTGGAGAGCGACCACGAGTTCCTCCTCCAGGGCGACGTGTTCACGCCGGACCTGATCGAGACGTGGATCGACTTCAAGCGCGCGAACGAGATCGCCCCGCTGCAGCTGCGCCCGCACCCGCACGAGTTCGAGATGTACTTCGACGTGTGATCGTCCTCGATCGCCCCGCGGTCCGCCCGGCGCCCCTCGTCCCCGTTCCCGGGGGCGGGGGGCGCCGTCGTCGGACCGGGTCGTTGGCCGAAAAGCTTCACAGGGGAAACCCGGCCCGGGATCATAGATACCGAGACTGTTGTTCGAGTCAGGGGACGGGGAGAAGGACCGGACATGTCCGAGCGGGACGACGAGGAACGCGAGTTCGACATCAAGTGGGCGGACGGCGCCGAGCACAAGGAGCCCTCCGCGCGTGCCCGGATGCTCGCCGCGCGCTGGAAGGAGAACCCTCCCGGCCCGGTCCCCTTCCGCGCCGACCCCGATCACGTGGGATCCGGACGCCGGTCGTCGTGGGTGTCCACCGCCCTGGTCCTCGGCTGCGTCGCCGCGGTGATCGTGCTGCTCGGCTACATCAACTTCCGGGCGCCCTACTAGGACCGCCAGTACCGTCCGTCCGCTGCCGCCGGTCTCAGCGGAACGCGGCGACGTTGCGGGCGGCCCAGTCGGCGAAGGGGCGCGGGGCGCGGCCGAGGACGCGCTCGACGTCCGGGCTGACGCGCAGTTCGGCCGGGCTCGGGTTCCCGACGATGTCCAGGGTGTCGTCGGCGAGTTCCGCCGGCATGCTCCGGGCCATGGCGGTCCTGGCCTCGTCGCGGGTCAGCTCGTGGAACGCCACGGGTTCGCCCAGCGCTGCCGCGAGGGCCTCCGTCTGCCCGCGCGGAGTGATCACCTCCGGGCCGGTCAGCTCGTATTCGCCGCCGGTGTACCGGTCCTCCAGCAGGCAGGCCGCCGCCACCGCCGCGATGTCGGCCGGGTCGATCACCGGCACCCCGGTGTCGCCGAAGGGCGCCGCGACGACCCGCCGCGCGCGGACGGACTCGGCCCACCACAGGGCGTTGGAGGCGAAACCGCCCGGTCGCAGCACGGCCCACTCCAGGCCGGACTCCCGCACCGTGTCCTCCAGCTCGCGCATCGCGATCCGCGTCGCCCCGAAGGGCCTGGTCACCACGCCGAGCGTGGAGAGCAGGACGATGCGGCGGACCCCGCTGCCCGCGGCTTCGGCGACGATGTCGGCGGGGTGGGCACCGACGGCGTGCAGATCGCCGGAGAGCAGCAGGAACAGCGACTTCGCCCCGGCCAGCGCGGGCCGCAGGCCGGCCGGCTCGGCGAGGTCGGCCACCTGGTGGCGGACGCCGTCCGGCACCGCCGCCGGGTGCCGGGACACCGCCGTCACCTGCTCGCCCGCCTCCGCCAGCGCCCGCGTCAGCGGCCGGCCGATGTTCCCGGTCGCCCCGGTCACCACGATCATGATCAGCTCCTTGTCGATGTGCTCTGGGTCGGATGTGCTCCGAGGGCGTTCACGCTAGGAGCGAGAGCTAACTCCTGGTAAGGGCATACCTGAAGGTAAGCTCATGACATGACTGAAGGCGTGCAGCACAGGCGGGCCGAGACCGGGGCACGGTATGACGTGTTTCACACCGACTGCCTGGCGCGGGACATGGTCGACCACGTGACCAGCCGGTGGGGCGTCTGGGTTCTGATCTCCCTGCGCCACACCGACCTCCGGTTCTTCGAGCTGCGCGAGAGCATCCAGGGCATCAGCGAGAAGATGCTGGCCCAGACCCTGCGCGCACTGGTCGGGGACGGCCTGGTCTGGCGGAAGGTCGAACCGACGACGCCGCCGCAGGTCACGTACGGGCTGACCGAGTTCGGCCGGGACGTCGGCGAGCCGCTGACGGAGCTGTTCGACCGGATCACCCGGCGGCTGTCGGCGCCCGACAGCCCCTAGCGTCCGCTGTCAGTGGTGCCGGGCACCATGTCCCTACCGAGACACGCACCGAGGACGTTGCGAACGGGCGGAGGGCCTGTATGGGTGACGGCGGGCGACGGCACATCGGGGCGGCCGAGCGGCGGGAGCGGCTGGCCCTGCGACAGCGGCTGGCCGGGGCCGCGCGGGCGGCAGGACCGGAGGAGGTCACCGGCTCACTGGTCGCGCTGCACGGCACCGACCCGGCGACGGTGTACCTGGCCGTGGGCGCGCGGCTGGCGGACGCGGCGAAGACCGTGGGCGCGACCGAGCGGGCGCTGTACGAGGACGGCTCCCTGGTCCGGATGCACGGCATGCGGCACACCGTCTTCGTGTTCCCGAGGGAACTGACCGCGGTGGTGCACGCCTCGACCGGCCTCACGGTCGCCGCGCGGGAGCGGGCCGCGCTGATCAAGAGCATGGCGGACGCCGGAGCCCCGGACGCGGCCTGGCTCGCGGAGGTCGAGGAGTCGGCGCTGGCCGCGCTGGCCCGGCGCGGCCAGGCGACGGCCGCCGAGCTTGCCCGGGACGAGCCGCGCCTGAAGGAGCAGTTCGTCTACGCCGCCGGGAAGAGCTACGAGGGCGTGCACACCGTCTCGACCCGGCTGCTGAAGGTGCTGGGCGTGGAGGGCAGGGTCGTACGGGGCCGGCCCCTGGGCTCGTGGACGTCCAGCCAGTTCCGCTGGGCGCCGGCGCCCGACCATCCTGAGCTGGACGCGGGCGAGGCGCAGGCGGAGCTGCTGCGGAGGTGGCTGACCGCGTGCGGGCCGGCCACCGAGGACGACCTGAAGTGGTGGGGGTGGGAACGACGCGGGTGACTCCGCGGTTCCGGACGCCCTTGGAGCGGGAGCTGTCAGCGTGAACAGCCGGTCAGCGGCGCCGGGCACCCCGCGAGACGAACGGCACCCGGCGCCACCGCTTCACCGCTTCACCGCGAGTACCGCATCAACGCCCGCACCATGTGGCACGTGGTGTCCGACGGCGGGTGGACGCCGATGGTCAGCGCGGCGCTCCGTATCCTCTCGTTGCGCGCCTGGTCGGCCAGGTAGACGCCGGAGTCGAGCAGGGCGATGGCGAGCCGCATCGCCTTGAGCCGGCGGTTGTGCGTGATGTACCACTCGCGGGGACGGCCCGCCGGCAGCGGACGCTTCTCCACGGGCTCGTAGGGCAGGTCGAGCAGGACGGGCCGCTTGGCGGTGGACTGGGTGGGCAACGGCTTCGGCTTCAGTGCGGCAGCGGGCACGAGCATCCTCCTGTCGCGGTCAGGGCGCCGTCCGGACCGCCCGGCGACACCCTCGAACACTGCTTCTATTTTACCGCCCACCACTGACAAAAGCCCCTGGCCACAAGGGCTTTCGGGGGTGCTGTGACGCACGGGGTGAACGAGTTTCCGCACCCCTCGGGCTACCGTGTGCGGCATGGAGATCTGGATCAACCCGGCCTGTTCGAAGTGCCGCAGCGCGATCAGCCTGCTCGACGCGGAGGGCGCCGACTACACCGTCCGCCGCTACCTGGAGGACGTCCCGAGCGAGGACGAGATCCGGGAGGTGCTCACCCGGCTCGGCCTCGAACCCTGGGACATCACCCGCACCCAGGAGGCCGCCGCGAAGGACCTGGGCCTGAAGGACTGGCCCCGTGACGAGGCGTCACGCGACCGGTGGGTCACGGCACTCGCCGAGCACCCGAAGCTGATCCAGCGTCCGATCATCACGGCGGACGACGGCACGGCCGTCGTGGGCCGCACGGACGAGGCGGTCCGGGACGCCCTGTCCCGGTAGGGCGCCCGGGTCACTCGGGCGCAGGGCCGTCGCCGTTGAGCAACTCCGTTCGGTATTCCGTACATAGCGGCGTACGCTCCCCTACCTCTTCAGGAGGCGCGCATGTCGCGCAGGAGAACTCTCGGTACGAAGAAGAAGATCGCACTCCTGGTCAGTGCCGCGGCGGTGGCGGGCGGTGGGGCCTTCGTGACGGCGAACGCCTCGAATGCCGCGCAGACCGACCAGAACGCGCGGACCAGGGCGGCCCAGGACTCCTCCGTCTGCCAGGGTCTGGCCACCGCGCTGGGCAACAACCGGCGTTTCATCGAGGGCCAGCGGGCCGATCCCGACGCGCAGTCGGAGGCCAGGATCGCCAACCGCGAGGCCGTCATCGCGGAGATCGAGCGCAAGCAGGAGGCGTCCGGGTGCACGGTCGGGGAGTCGGCTCAGGGCTCCCAGTCCGCACAGCCGCCGCAGGACGGCCGGGGCGCCGGAGAGGAGGCGGGCCAGGACACCGGACAGGAAGCGGGTCAGGCCGCCGGTGAGCAGGTGTGCGACGGCTCCACCGTCACCCTCTCCGGCGAGGGCGGCGCGCCCGCCGCGTCCAGCGACCAGTTCCCCGTGGGCACCAGGCTCAAGGTGACCAACCTCGACAACGCCAAGTCCACGACGGTGGAGGTCTCCTCGGTTTCGGGCAGTTGCGTGCTGCTCAACAACGCCGCGTTCGAGCAGGTCCGGGAGGAGGGCAAGTT carries:
- a CDS encoding regulator, with amino-acid sequence MTERPAQRTPNRQLAALIAEAGFSNAGLARRVDQLGLEHGLDLRYDKTSVTRWLRGQQPRGTTPALIAEVFTRRLGRRLSAQDLGLDACAPVYAGLEFAATPEEAVDIVGGLWRKDSGSQAELRKIAFTPAGLVVPSRDWLIGRADEKVARAEVPVRIPAQGRPAMPRGPVPVDPARRRAPSADRGPGQKVTGGDLAALRSVGELFRSLDDRYGGGHARQALVRYLEHELEPMLRGTYGEQTGRRLFAAAADLTRLAGWTSYDIAAHGLAQRYFVQALRLAQAAGDRAYGSYVLVTMSRQAVYLGHGREAVQLARVAQQGVGTSAPPVVQTLLHAAEARAHGVLGEVRACTASLVRAERALEAARPGDEVPHWARFFDEAQLADEFGHCHRDLQQFRAAAQYAERSLLLRAPVYARSRLFCRIVLATARLGLGELDQACQLAAEAAGQAAEMRSARAAEYVRDFERRLEPYRDAAPVRGYRDKVAALG
- the lipB gene encoding lipoyl(octanoyl) transferase LipB, with amino-acid sequence MSELRFVRMGFGADRVEYQEAWDEQRRVHAARFADEVPDTVLLLEHPPVYTAGRRTEDSERPLDGTPVIDVDRGGKITWHGPGQLVGYPIQKLPRPVDVVAHVRRLEDALIRTCAEFGVETSRVEGRSGVWVLGDPVERRPARSGGAARSASAEGDGGRRAGLSLDFDPRLTDEEFDPRLNGPDYAPSNAGQRREDRKIAAIGIRVAKGVTMHGFALNVNPDNKWFDKIIPCGIRDAGVASLANELGRDVTIEEVLPVAERHLRDVLENADLKPRVIEKAPAA
- the lipA gene encoding lipoyl synthase, which codes for MSAVAPDGRKMLRLEVRNSQTPIERKPEWIKTRAKMGPEYTKMQNLVKSEGLHTVCQEAGCPNIYECWEDREATFLIGGDQCTRRCDFCQIDTGKPEALDRDEPRRVGESVVTMDLNYATITGVARDDLPDGGAWLYAETVRQIHQQTADREAGRTKVELLAPDFNAVPELLREVFDSRPEVFAHNVETVPRIFKRIRPGFRYERSLKVITDARDYGLVTKSNLILGMGETREEISEALKELHEAGCELITITQYLRPSVRHHPVERWVKPQEFVELKEEAEQIGFSGVMSGPLVRSSYRAGRLYQMAMEQRRTAAV
- a CDS encoding SCO2195 family GlnR-regulated protein — translated: MQAAPVRATVVRATAIPSFTTALRAVESLLMSGGQRTARRNAWTSVLEDRRRAKDRIETERVLRQSVAGRP
- a CDS encoding DUF4191 domain-containing protein, with the protein product MARKEPAADAANPGRLKQIALTYKMTRKADKKIGLVLAGVGIVVFGVLLAIGFLVGHPIYLGILGVLLAFLATAIVFGRRAERAAFGQMEGQPGAAAAVLDNVGRGWTTTPAVAMNRNQDVVHRAVGKAGIVLVAEGNPNRVKSLLAAEKKKMNRIVSDVPVHDLIVGTGEGQVELKKLRTTMLKLPRVLSGPQVTVTNDRLRALGDLMSNMPLPKGPMPKGMRMPKGGNPRQR
- a CDS encoding RDD family protein, with the protein product MDNRQAIGSWLSGPRAAIEESGADLGYRGEQLGLPEEGPGSIARPGRRIGALAVDWALCLLIAYGLITDGYGQATSNWALLIFFVLSVLTVGTIGFTPGKRLFGLRVVELSTGRPSPLRALLRSVLLCVAVPALIWDRDGRGLHDRVARTVEVRV
- the glnA gene encoding type I glutamate--ammonia ligase, which codes for MFQNADDAKKYIADEDVKFVDVRFCDLPGVMQHFTLPAAAFDPDDEQAFDGSSIRGFQAIHESDMSLRPDLSTARIDPFRRDKTLNINFFIHDPITGEQYSRDPRNVAKKAEAYLASTGIADTAFFGPEAEFYVFDSVRFSTSANESFYHIDSEAGAWNTGALEDNRGYKVRYKGGYFPVPPVDHFADLRAEISLELERSGLQVERQHHEVGTAGQAEINYKFNTLLAAADDLQLFKYIVKNVAWKNGKTATFMPKPIFGDNGSGMHVHQSLWSNGEPLFYDEQGYAGLSDTARYYIGGILKHAPSLLAFTNPTVNSYHRLVPGFEAPINLVYSQRNRSAAMRIPITGSNPKAKRVEFRAPDASGNPYLAFSALLLAGLDGIKNKIEPAEPIDKDLYELAPEEHAGVAQVPTSLGAVLDRLESDHEFLLQGDVFTPDLIETWIDFKRANEIAPLQLRPHPHEFEMYFDV
- a CDS encoding SCO2583/SCO2584 N-terminal domain-containing protein, translated to MSERDDEEREFDIKWADGAEHKEPSARARMLAARWKENPPGPVPFRADPDHVGSGRRSSWVSTALVLGCVAAVIVLLGYINFRAPY
- a CDS encoding SDR family oxidoreductase; this encodes MIVVTGATGNIGRPLTRALAEAGEQVTAVSRHPAAVPDGVRHQVADLAEPAGLRPALAGAKSLFLLLSGDLHAVGAHPADIVAEAAGSGVRRIVLLSTLGVVTRPFGATRIAMRELEDTVRESGLEWAVLRPGGFASNALWWAESVRARRVVAAPFGDTGVPVIDPADIAAVAAACLLEDRYTGGEYELTGPEVITPRGQTEALAAALGEPVAFHELTRDEARTAMARSMPAELADDTLDIVGNPSPAELRVSPDVERVLGRAPRPFADWAARNVAAFR
- a CDS encoding winged helix-turn-helix transcriptional regulator; this translates as MTEGVQHRRAETGARYDVFHTDCLARDMVDHVTSRWGVWVLISLRHTDLRFFELRESIQGISEKMLAQTLRALVGDGLVWRKVEPTTPPQVTYGLTEFGRDVGEPLTELFDRITRRLSAPDSP
- a CDS encoding arsenate reductase family protein, which gives rise to MEIWINPACSKCRSAISLLDAEGADYTVRRYLEDVPSEDEIREVLTRLGLEPWDITRTQEAAAKDLGLKDWPRDEASRDRWVTALAEHPKLIQRPIITADDGTAVVGRTDEAVRDALSR